The genome window AAATAGTACTATGTTACAAGAATCAATATTTTAATCGGATAATAATATCTTTTCATAAACTGTAATATACATGCTTTTTTAGATGTTACAAATCAAATGATCCTAGAAAAAGTAATAATATCGCTTTCATAAactgtaatatacatgttttattaGATATTACAAATCAAATGATCCTAGAAAAAGTAATAATATCGCTTTCATAAATTGTAATATTTATATAGATGCTTTTTAGATGCAATAAACAGCTAATAAAAGTCTTCAATACAAATGTGGTTAGATCGGCATGTGGTATTGCATTTGGCTAAATTGGTAATCCGTAACTAGTATCAAATATTATTCTATTGCCACATGAATTTTAAATGTGAAattattcaaataaataaattAGGGTCATACCATACCCACACTCTTGCTTTCTAATCACACCGTTCCATGTCACCAAACGAACGTTCGACGTATGTGCAACCGGTCATTTTGGGGGCTATGATTTGACATAAAGTTATCTAGATGGCCGTCTGATTCAACCTTAAACGGGTCGTTCGATGACGGTGTTAGATTAGATTACAGGGGGTGTGGGTATAGTCGGCCCCATAAATTATTACACTCTCTATCCCTATAATTCACTTCTAGGAACAACATACACCCTAGCTTTTACAACTGATCCATCCCCAAGCTTAAACCCTGGACTCACCGGAAACCCAACCACATGTCCGGCAGCCACCCTACCGCCCGGAAACCTCACCACACTCTCCATATACCGCGAGTCAAACTCCGCCCCTCGACTCCCTTCAAAATGCGTCGGCGGCGGATCCAACGAAAACGCAACCAAATGAAGCAGCCAAACCGCCTTAGCCAGAACTAAAAACTCTCCATAAAACCGGGTCCTCGGGTGGTTACCGGCCAACACCTGCCGCCGCTGTTCAAGATCCCCGAACAACGATTCCTCCATCTTCGGATGCACAATCGAAATATACTTTTTCGAGCAGAATTTCCCAAACTGACACGTGGGCAGGACTCCAAGAAGCTCTATCGGATCCATCGCTTTCATATCGCGGTATTGCGTGAAGCATTCGGCTCGGAACTGGTCAGGGTTTAGGAGAGATGACAGGCTTCCGTCCATGTAGAATGTTTCATGATCAAAACCTTGGAAGATTTTTCTGTTGACGTATGATTCGAGGGCGTATTTGGCGTGATTCGGGCCTACAATAGAGTCTGTTGTGGCGGTCGGggtgctggtggtggtggtggttgcggTGGACGCTTCAATGGATCTAACGGTGGCTGCTATGTCCCAATGTGCTGATTTCATTAATGAGAGGAGTAACGATGTGAATGATTTTGATCCTTCTTTTACTGAACTTATGCATGATTCGAAATGCTCCGGCATTGGCGACGGCGAAACTGCACTAAACGGTAACGGGTTGTTAAGTCAGGGAACGTTTTGTATAATTTGTTAATAAAGTGACACCATAAAATCTTATTTTTACACTatttatacgggtcgtataatatTATATGGCTCGTGTAGATGGAGAAAATATTATGGTGTATAACAttttatacgggtcgtataacattatataggtcgtataatattatacggctcgtatacatagagacaaaaaaaaaacattctcttACGTTTCTTTTTGTGCAACATTCTACTATACGACACGTAAGTTATACAGGTCGTATAATAGATATAATAGATGTAAGGATGTGAAAATAAGGTAGGTTTTAAGGGTGTGGAAATAATACAAGCCTAAATTTTAGCTCCCACGTAAAGCCTTGAAAAATACATTAGGTGTTCACCAAAAAGCTAAATTTAGCTATCACATAAAGCCTTAAAAAGTGAAAAGTACATTAGACTGTGTAGTGGAGGGTATTTTTGAGCGTTTTTCCTCTAAAAAACGTCCCACAACGCCCATATCCCACCCCGGGGGCCTTTTTTTCAACAAAATTGCTTTTGGCGTGCTTTTTTTCCATGCGCTGGTTCATTAGTTGGCCAATCACCCTTAATCTTCCTTTTGTTTGTCTAATaagattttttgattttttttatttaattttattacacCTCTTTTAACATAACGCCTCACATCCCCGCTACACCTATTTTAGAAAACGCCCTATTGCTGACTGAgatgccacatggcgcaaaacacCCAAGGGTAAGAgcattaccactacacatggtttaagttaaaaaaaaaaaactaaataaaagaGGACGTATTCAAAGTATGGAATAAATTCAGACAACAactaagagggtgtttgggattacgttttggagtgattatttgattattgcgtttgtaaaacataaataatctaaaaaagtgtttggatgaaaaagtgattatctaCCTCCAAAACGTAGTTTTGGAGTAGCATATACATACATGTTTTTTCAAAACGCAAAattctattttgaaaacgcataatctattttgaaaacgcaacaccaaacacaCCCCTAAAATGGAGCCATAAAAAAGCGAAGGTTAAAATTTAAATGTCACAAATAATGTTAGGTTAACTTTTAGATAAAGTGACGGCTAAATTTCAATCAACCTTAGTCGGCAAATACTTAAAAGGCTGATAAAAAGTTAAATATAAAGTGAGAGCTAAAGTTTAGTCTTTTGTCTATTTTGATAAACTTAAAAATCTAtgtttatttaaatattaaacttgatgataataaaataataactatTAACCTGGTTAACCACatgcttttcaaaaaaaaacctgGTTAACCACATCGTAATCGTAAGTGtacaccgttcaaaaaaaattaactagtgtAAAAGATATAAATTGTAAGATAACACGTATTTATTATTCCGTTTCAACGCCAAGACTATTTCTAACTCGTCACCATGTAGGTGATCAATCGGCTGGGATAGAATTTTCAAATCATCCcgtctttgtttcagggcatctctAATGGtatctctagcttctttgctcaTTCGTATTTCGGCCgtttgttgttggaatacgttgaatgtatccaacttgcatgaaatgtcatccaactggtcgctgtatattcctctacgcgagccagaactcccagctgaaggcgaCGCCGTTTGTTTTTGAGCACGCCTTCTTGAGGCATTTCTTCCATGCTCAGGCcggtttgggcttggcgaatcatccaaaaggtcctcaaactcttgatctcgtgcatcagattgggcttgggacgaggcccttgaccttttggaggacgagttagtttcgctaccaatggggatagtcgcccactttggatggaatttacaaatctcccaacaatgcatgaaacggaagtcggtcTTCATATTTGATTTGAATGCATTTACTGCATTTGCCAAAACGTCGGCTccggtttcaccactttttgggttttgctttgctttatttaaataaccactaaattttgtaagttgggtgcttatctcgctccactttgaggataagctatcgttttcacgataagtccccctacccatttcttcatggaataGTCTACTAACCGATTCCCACAGGGCGGTTCGATGTTGCGAATTttctattttaataaaaaaatattaatatagtacaaagttatataaaaaataaccattccattaatataaacaaaggttaagaatacctaaagttgaatgttgagattgttcacaccaagccctcgccaatgcaagttcttcagcgtagacccatttttgttgttttcgtttggcggtttcaactactttatcctcctcggtttttttcttatgacttctttttttgatgggtttcgatgcggaaggaccctctttgggtggttgagtttcgggaacggattcgttttgtgaaaggtcgatggaggttggtgaaaggtcaACGGGCGATTGTGAAAACGGGGTAGGTATTGAATCTTTggtgtgtgggaagttagtaaataAACGATTCCCAATATACGATGCATAACCCGCTATGTCGGGCATAGGAGAGTGTATGAAAAACGGACGAGCTATTGGACgagtgggtggtgggctaggattattttcttggaattcaTATGGGTTGCTCGGATTGTAAGGAtgcattttttcgttttgtaataggagaattgaagatgtatagaatatatggttgaatgtggtaaaaaatggaagtaaaatgtgagttttatagtgaaaaaatggaagaaattttttttttaaatatagccgttggccaacggctagcccaacggatCTTTTCTTTTGGCCATTCACaaaccgccatgtcaccttggtcccccgccccacgcccggcttgaaacccaagccccaaggggccacgccccaacccaagcccacccggggtggggCCTTGGGCGTTTTCTCTCAACCCACGCCCCAActcaagccccataccccatgacCTTAAATGGTTGTTGCATTCGGGTTTGAGGGTTGATAAGGCAGTGAAAAGAAATTAACCTCCTAgataaataaatttttaaataaaaacaaatcacATCACATCTACAAATATACGAACTCATTTCGCGGCTATTTTTTTAAACTTCATATATTCCCTGTTTCTCAAGTTATTATAAAGTGTttaatatctttcaataatctaaTAATAGTATTACGTTACGTCAAAAAGCTATAGCTTAATTGGTATTAAAGGGAAATGATGATTTAGGTTTAAGGACAGAGGTCTCAAGCTCGAATCCAATCCTAACCATGTTTTACTGTAGTGGACATTCAGGTTGTGGGTTTCGTGAAATTTGTGGCCTTCAAACCCAACCCTAATCCCGAACCCTTTGATCGTAATGTTGCTAAACAACAGTGACACTTTTTATTGATTTAGAAAACTTAAACAAGATACATTAGAAAGAAATAAACAAGGGCTATTTATACTAACCTATTTGACTTCAAGATACTAGGACTCTtaatttgaacaaaactcaaactCCTACTAAACTAAAAgaacaattaattaattaaactagTTAATCAAAATTAATTAACTAGCCCTTCGACTTTTGTACATCTCCTCCTATCACCCTCAAGGCCACCACCCTTTGTTCAATATTGCTCCTTGATTTTAATAGGTTATCCTCGGAACTGGAGATGGTGGGTTTAGACTATCCAACACTGTCTGTGGTTGCGGGCGTATGGTCACCTTTTGCCATTAGGTTACTTCAAGTAGCCGGGCTTTATTTCGTTGACCATACAAAAAATAGTACTACGTTACAAGAATCAATATTTTAATCGGGCAATTTATTACAAATCAAATGATCCTAAAAAAAGTAATAATATCTTTTCATAAACTGTAATATACATGCTTTTTTAGATGTTACAAATCAAATGGTCCTAGAAAAAGTAATAATATCGCTTTCATAAactgtaatatacatgtttttttagATATTACAAATCAAATGATCCTAGAAAAAGTAATAATATCGCTTTCATAAATTGTAATATTTATATAGATGCTTTTTAGATGCAATAAACAGCTAATAAAAGTCTTCAATACAAATGTGGTTAGATCGGCATGTGGTATTGCATTTGGCTAAATTGGTAATCCGTAACTAGTATCAAATATTATTCTATTGCCACATGAATTTTAAATGTGAAattattcaaataaataaattAGGGTCATACCATACCCACACTCTTGCTTTCTAATCACACCGTTCCATGTCACCAAACGAACGTTCGACGTATGTGCAACCGGTCATTTTGGGGGCTATGATTTGACATAAAGTTATCTAGATGGCCGTCTGATTCAACCTTAAACGGGTCGTTCGATGACGGTGTTAGATTAGATTACAGGGGGTGTGGGTATAGTCGGCCCCATAAATTATTACACTCTCTATCCCTATAATTCACTTCTAGGAACAACATACACCCTAGCTTTTACAACTGATCCATCCCCAAGCTTAAACCCTGGACTCACCGGAAACCCAACCACATGTCCGGCAGCCACCCTACCGCCCGGAAACCTCACCACACTCTCCATATACCGCGAGTCAAACTCTGCCCCTCGACTCCCTTCAAAATGCGTCGGCGGCGGATCCAACGAAAACGCAACCAAATGAAGCAGCCAAACCGCCTTAGCCAGCACTAAAAACTCTCCATAAAACCGGGTCCTCGGGTGGTTACCGGCCAACACCTGCCGCCGCTGTTCAAGATCCCCAAACAACGATTCCTCCATCTTCGGATGCACAATCGAAATATACTTTTTCGAGCAGAATTTCCCAAACTGACACGTGGGCAGGACTCCAAGAAGCTCTATCGGATCCATCGCTTTCATATCGCGGTATTGCGTGAAGCATTCGGTTCGGAACTGGTCAGGGTTTAGGAGAGATGACAGACTTCCGTCCATGTAGAATGTTTCATGATCAAAACCTTGGAAGATTTTTCTGTTGACGTATGATTCGAGGGCGTATTTGGCGTGATTCGGGCCTACAATGGAGTCTGCTGTGGCTGTCGGGGTGCTTGTGGTGGACGCTTCGATGGATCTAACGGTGGCTGCTATGTCCCAATGTGCTGATTTCATTAGTGAGAGGAGTAACGATGTGAATGATTTTGATCCTTCTTTTACTGAACTTATGCATGATTCGAAATGCTCCGGCATTGGCGACGGTGAAACTGCAGTGAACGGTAGCGGGTTGTTAAGTCCGGGAACGTTTTTGTATAATTTGTTAATAAAGTCACACGATATAATCTTATTTTTACACTatttatacgggccgtatagggTTATACCGCCCATATGAAATTATATGAAATGACAAATATTAGGTCATATAATATTATATGGCTCGTGTAGATGGAGAAAATATTATGGTGTACAACATTCTATatgggtcgtataacattatataggtcgtataatgttatacggctcgtatacatagagaaaaaaaaaacattatctTACGTTTCTTTTTGTGCAACATTCTACTATACGACACGTATAactctatacgggtcgtataatagATGTAAAGATGTGAAAATAAGGTTCTAAGGGTGTGAAAATAATAGACTCCTAAATTTTAGCTACCACGTAAAGCCTTGAAAAATACATTAGGTGTTCACCAAAAAGCTAAATTTAGCTATCACATAAAGCCTTGAAAAGTACATTAAGTTCACCAAAAACTAAATAAAAGAGGACGTATTTAAAGTATGGGATAAATTCAGACAACAACTAAAATGTAGCTATAAAAAAGCGAAGGTTAAAATTTAAATGTCACAAATAATGTTAGGTTAACTTTTAGATAAAGTGACGGCTAAATTTCAATCAACCTTAGTTGGCACATACTTAAAAGGCTGATAAaaagttaaatgcttggttggtctttgtggtttgcaaaaatttcatacttggtcctagtggtttactaattacacgcgtggtccctaaagttgtcaaaaatgaactcggttggtcccctgccctaacctctgttaaatttctcagttaactatgtgtAAAATGACTATGTTACCCTTAGAACAATTAAAAAAAAGACATacccatcatcatcttcttctccaCCCTTCCTTCTCAAAATCAACCTACAGCACCCCACCCAATCCCCCATTTCTACAAATTGATTCGAAAAGCCCAGTCCTTAGTCTCCCAGCCACCTGATTCACAAAACTTGTGTTTGTATTAAACACCTCAGAAACATAAGCCTGAGCCACACCTTCCTTCCTCAAAGGCGTACCCCCACCAGATCTCAGATGAGAAACCAAACCATTCAGATACATTTTCGCATAAACCGGATGGACGTCACCTTCACCTTCATTCACCAATCCACCACTCGGCCACCCTGTCTCCGTCACCACAACCGGCATATCCGCATGTCCAGACACCGTCAACGCCGCGATAGCCGCATCCACCATCATATCAAACAAATTCCTATACCTAACACCAGTAATCACATCATCTCTAAAACTGTACGGCTGGTTTTCAAACAGAGCAAAACCGATCGGCAGCACCGATGACGTCATCACCGGATGAAGCATTGATGTTGTTGCTGACTGAGATGGCGGTGATGTGAGCGCGGGTATAGAAGGGGACGACGTAGGTGTAGAGCCACCGTGAAGGTGTTGCAGGTTGATTTGAGAAGAAAGAGTGGAGTAGAAGATGATGGGTATGTCTTTTTTTTATTGTTCAAAGGGTAATATAGTTATTTTACACATAGTTAACTTagaaatttaacagaggttaggtcaggggaccaaccgagttcatttttgacaacttttgggaccacgcgtgtaattagtaaaccagtAGGATCAagtatgaaatttttgcaaaccacaggaccaaccaagcatttaactcaaaGTTAAATTTAAAGTGTGAGCTAAAGTTTAGTCTTTTGTCTATTTTGATAAACTTAAAAATCTaagtttatttaaatattaaacttgATAATACTAACATACCAACTATTAATCTGGTTAGTGACATTCTAACTGTATATCGTTAAAAAAATTAACTAGTGTAAAAGATATGAATTGTAACATAACACATATTTATTATTACGGTAGCTCAAATCCATGTAATATAAATTTTTGTGTACCATAAATAATATTAAGTACTTGTGTTTTGTTGGTATTAATAACTTGAGTCTAAAATAATCTAACCACTCATTTAATAACGTTTTGAGTCTCTGTGTTTTTAATcacttgaatccaaaatcaaaagtACAATTGTTAAAAATCAGACtcaaaacgttacaaaatgaatgGTTAAACACTCAGGAtgttaaaattttttattttaaacttacGTCGTTAAAAACACTAAACTAAACTAACttaaaaaagtaatttactctgaATAAtatttactctattttttattttttcacacATTTTGTGAGCAAACTTCGGTTTTATTGGTAAAAAAAAGTTGTACCATACAAGTACCAATGCAATGCATGTTTGTTCAAGTAGACAGTTGTACCGTACAAGTACCTGGTAGTTGACTACTGTAGTTAACTTTCTTCTTTGACTGATGATGATGAGAGTGAGATCTACTTTTCCGGCTACCACTTCCGCCACTAACCACCGCAACCGATTTCAACTTCTCTTTCAAATTCTCAATCTCCTTCTCTTTGTTCCTCACCTCCACCTTCATCTTCTCCATCGCCGCCTCATACGGCGCCACCACCTCCCTCACCGTAACTCCGGCCACCAccctctcaccaccaccaccaccgccgcctcTCAACACTCTCCTCCTAAACCTCTCTCTCAAAACCCCTAGCTTCTTCATCTCCGCCACCACTGCCACGTCAGCCGACCTCATCTTATCCGGATCCCAAGGACAATGCGCCTGCTGTAAGCTAACATACGCCTTCTTCATAAACGACACCGTTTCAAACACCTCGTTCAACAACGTCTCCATTTCTGTTTCTCTCTCTGATTTACAAACTCCTGTTCTTCCTTCCTCCGGTGCCACGTCATCCAGTTCACCGTCGTCGTAGAATTTCTCCGATTTGGTGTCGGAATCGGAATCATCGTCTGTAACGTCGTTGGTGTAGTGGCGGGGGGTGCCGATTGGGTGGAGTAAGCAGGAGGATGTGACCCGTTGGATCAGATCTGAGAAATTGGTGACCTTGTTAGccattgttattattattattatgaacTGCTTGAGTGTGTGTGAGTGGTTTTCAGACAAAGTTACCAGATTCACAGCGAAGTGGTTATGAAATGGTGACTTGGGGGGTGTGAAATTGTGAATAAACCTATGGTTTCTATTCTTACTTGGCCCACTCGGTTTGATTGATGAACAATTGTTGCTTTTTATTCATTGGAAAATCATTTTTCATGAGGACCTTTTTAATAAGTGTGGTTATATTTTTTTGGTGTAAAGTGTAACAATTGTCACATATTTTAAAAATAACTAGTTACATTGCAGTGTTTCGGTTAATATCTGTTTTGGTTCGATATACCAACTGAACGAGATATGTTCGAAAGAATATTGACATTTTTTACATAgaccgaaaaccataaaaataaatttaaattggaTAATGGGACAGACTGATTTTAAATTAATTGTAAATGAAAATGTAAACGCtattttaaatataactttaatGAGAAAGgaacctaaaactaaaacatcaaacgtaaagtaaagtaaaataaaaataaaaataataaagttcAGAAAGGTAAAGActtagggtggagggtatggttCAAACACTCTACGGTGTTTGAGTGATTCTCTAGCCAATAATATTATGCCATGTCAACTCCTCATtccactccccattttgcactTAATCACTAGGTATGGTTCAATCACTCTatagggtgtttgagttatataGCCTCAACGGTCAAAAATGGTTCACCCTTCTCATCAATCAATTCGGTGACTATTCACCAAAAAAGGAGTCACCGTTCACCGAATGGGGGGTCACCGAATTAGGGGAAATGGTTCACCTATCGGTGAATGGCATCCCCGAACCATTCACCGAAGCCATACCGTGCACCCTTAAGTACGTCAAAACGTAGATTAACTGAAAACGTAATTAGTaataagcataataacatattaTATCCGACCCAACTCATTTCTGGTAAAATTTACGACGAAACGTAAATTAACTTGAAGTTATACCAATGCGTAAATGAAAAATAAACACGTAAAACTCGATTATCAAGTCTTTAAAAAGTTAAGGTGTTGTAACTTGTAAGTATCAATGCTGAAAGCGAAAGGTAAAagtataaaaaacaaaaacacataaagacaaaaaaaaattcaaaggAAGCACTATTCAGCCAAATTGCTAAATATAATAGGAGAAATTGCAGAAAACAACCTTTTTGTTTGCCCCAAACTGCACTTTATACCTTTAATTATGAAATCGGCAAAAACAAACCTTTATTTTCATGTTTTGCTAAAGGTTCAACATTTAACACAAACATCTTTAAATTTTTCTGGTTAACTCCCCTCACATGCTTAGGGTATTTTAGTTTTTTCTCATTGCCTTTCATTTAATATAGTTTCTTTTAAtcaagagtaaacttccgttttgctccctgtggtttggtcactttaacggttttgccccaaacatttaaaaatagccattttactccctgatgttttgattttgtctccagtttgctccccggctctaactcagttaaaacgGTCAGTTAAAAGTAGGGGTATTTCAGTAATTTTACTTGTAATCAgtagggtattttagtaattttacacATAAGcatttaattatttgttttaatattaaaaaaatacaagtctaattatttatttattatgtttGCCTTCCCCAATCCCCTTCTCTCTCGATCTATACATATCTACAgattttttttgaaaggagaCATATCTACAGATGAATCCATCTCATCTCCACCCTGCTACCCCCTTTCTCCCCCTCGATGTGCTGACCGACGACGGGTTCCCACCGGCGCTGGTTAACCGGTAACACTCCTCACCCCTCACCTCACCTGCTCTTCTCTCTCGGCGATCGGAGCCGCCATTCCGGCGACTCCTCCGACACCCCCCCTTCTAGTTCCGTCAAAACACACCACCTGCATTCTTGTTCTCTGCAATTGTTCATGGAGAAAACCCTAAATCCACCATTGCAGCTCTTTTTTTTACTCAATTAGATGACCGACCACCACCATTGGGTGGTGGTGAGCGGCGGCAGACATCAGGGAGCAAACAAGAGAGaggggggagagagagagagaagcggATGAGCAGTCCGGTGACTGCCCGTCGGCGGCGGTCGGAGTCTCGGTCCGACAGAATTTTCGGTAAAACCCGTTCCttgggggtgtttggcctagcttttattttttggcttatgcttatatttttaagtagcttatagcttattttctatcatttgataagccttgtttaagtgtttggattagcttatagcttTTTTTATATCATTTACCCTTACACAAAGAAGCTTTTTcaaa of Helianthus annuus cultivar XRQ/B chromosome 1, HanXRQr2.0-SUNRISE, whole genome shotgun sequence contains these proteins:
- the LOC110868500 gene encoding protein GRAVITROPIC IN THE LIGHT 1 isoform X2 → MANKVTNFSDLIQRVTSSCLLHPIGTPRHYTNDVTDDDSDSDTKSEKFYDDGELDDVAPEEGRTGVCKSERETEMETLLNEVFETVSFMKKAYVSLQQAHCPWDPDKMRSADVAVVAEMKKLGVLRERFRRRVLRGGGGGGGERVVAGVTVREVVAPYEAAMEKMKVEVRNKEKEIENLKEKLKSVAVVSGGSGSRKSRSHSHHHQSKKKVNYSSQLPVSPSPMPEHFESCISSVKEGSKSFTSLLLSLMKSAHWDIAATVRSIEASTTSTPTATADSIVGPNHAKYALESYVNRKIFQGFDHETFYMDGSLSSLLNPDQFRTECFTQYRDMKAMDPIELLGVLPTCQFGKFCSKKYISIVHPKMEESLFGDLEQRRQVLAGNHPRTRFYGEFLVLAKAVWLLHLVAFSLDPPPTHFEGSRGAEFDSRYMESVVRFPGGRVAAGHVVGFPVSPGFKLGDGSVVKARVYVVPRSEL
- the LOC110868500 gene encoding protein GRAVITROPIC IN THE LIGHT 1 isoform X1, producing MANKVTNFSDLIQRVTSSCLLHPIGTPRHYTNDVTDDDSDSDTKSEKFYDDGELDDVAPEEGRTGVCKSERETEMETLLNEVFETVSFMKKAYVSLQQAHCPWDPDKMRSADVAVVAEMKKLGVLRERFRRRVLRGGGGGGGERVVAGVTVREVVAPYEAAMEKMKVEVRNKEKEIENLKEKLKSVAVVSGGSGSRKSRSHSHHHQSKKKVNYSSQLPVSPSPMPEHFESCISSVKEGSKSFTSLLLSLMKSAHWDIAATVRSIEASTATTTTTSTPTATTDSIVGPNHAKYALESYVNRKIFQGFDHETFYMDGSLSSLLNPDQFRAECFTQYRDMKAMDPIELLGVLPTCQFGKFCSKKYISIVHPKMEESLFGDLEQRRQVLAGNHPRTRFYGEFLVLAKAVWLLHLVAFSLDPPPTHFEGSRGAEFDSRYMESVVRFPGGRVAAGHVVGFPVSPGFKLGDGSVVKARVYVVPRSEL